The following are encoded together in the Nocardioides okcheonensis genome:
- a CDS encoding HNH endonuclease signature motif containing protein codes for MALVDPVEQLHPIVECAVDLRASLKGVAPVEPVFMSVGEKRAALVELVAARSQLDGLLSRVLAASDDVGTVEGSRDAVPWVAAETRSTRREVRRDLALGRGLERHPDVAAALHCGDLRSEQARAIVEAVDALPDRVDVAVREEAEARLLAYARLHDARALRQIGKRILDVVAPEVGESAEADALAEEERRAAESVSFSMSDDGEGRCHGRFTVPSHVGAILRRILQALANPARHHTEGDLRDENGVWKPSRRRMGEAFVEYVERYPLDAAPQTAGVNATVVITMTLEQLLGEHAVALLDDGTRMSAAQARRLACEAGIVPVVLGGDGQVLDLGRSRRLFSKAQRIALGLRDGGCTAKGCETTASGCHAHHDDPWSNGGATDLANGRLLCPRHHRLAHDPRYAKTIHADNQVSFTMRT; via the coding sequence ATGGCCCTGGTGGATCCGGTGGAGCAGCTGCATCCGATCGTGGAGTGCGCCGTGGACCTGCGTGCGTCGTTGAAGGGTGTGGCGCCGGTGGAGCCGGTGTTCATGTCGGTGGGGGAGAAGCGGGCGGCGCTGGTGGAGCTGGTGGCGGCGCGGTCGCAGCTGGACGGGCTGCTCTCGCGGGTGCTGGCGGCCTCGGACGACGTCGGGACGGTGGAGGGTTCTCGGGACGCGGTTCCGTGGGTCGCGGCCGAGACGCGGTCCACGCGGCGTGAGGTACGCCGCGACCTGGCGCTGGGGCGTGGGCTCGAGCGGCATCCGGACGTGGCCGCAGCGCTGCACTGTGGTGACCTGCGCTCGGAGCAGGCGCGGGCGATCGTCGAGGCGGTGGATGCGCTGCCGGACCGTGTCGACGTCGCCGTGCGGGAGGAGGCCGAGGCGAGGCTGCTGGCCTACGCGCGGCTGCATGATGCGAGGGCGTTGCGGCAGATCGGGAAGCGGATCCTGGACGTGGTGGCACCCGAGGTGGGGGAGTCGGCCGAGGCCGACGCGCTGGCCGAGGAGGAGCGCCGGGCGGCGGAGTCGGTGTCGTTCTCGATGTCGGACGACGGTGAGGGCCGCTGCCACGGCCGGTTCACGGTCCCCTCGCACGTGGGTGCGATTCTGCGGCGGATCCTGCAGGCGTTGGCGAACCCGGCCCGCCACCACACCGAGGGGGACCTGCGCGACGAGAACGGTGTGTGGAAGCCGTCGCGGCGGCGGATGGGTGAGGCGTTCGTGGAGTACGTCGAGCGGTACCCGCTGGACGCGGCCCCGCAGACCGCGGGCGTCAACGCCACCGTCGTCATCACGATGACGCTGGAGCAGCTGCTGGGTGAGCACGCGGTCGCGCTGCTGGACGACGGCACGCGGATGTCGGCGGCCCAGGCCCGCCGGCTGGCGTGCGAGGCCGGGATCGTCCCGGTGGTGCTCGGCGGTGACGGGCAGGTGCTGGACCTGGGACGGTCGCGGCGGCTCTTCAGCAAGGCGCAGCGGATCGCGCTGGGGTTGCGGGACGGCGGGTGCACCGCGAAGGGGTGTGAGACGACCGCGTCGGGGTGTCATGCCCACCACGACGATCCGTGGTCCAACGGTGGCGCGACCGATCTGGCGAACGGGCGGTTGCTGTGCCCGCGCCACCACCGCCTGGCCCACGACCCGCGCTACGCCAAGACCATCCACGCCGACAACCAGGTCAGCTTCACCATGCGGACGTGA